The proteins below come from a single Mya arenaria isolate MELC-2E11 chromosome 6, ASM2691426v1 genomic window:
- the LOC128239438 gene encoding uncharacterized protein LOC128239438: MSGCAHSSLSGVLGTALSRLLQEAVPETDIDTRSLPETRVILETEPSILQQAQLSGTRDVVCKTPAEYKANKLNRNEQIKLNSVHYRVTKEQELCKRRLLQNEKIMRAKSAKISERLRTIEKSSFEDDLRSQLTYNRPLNGGQTRSRRPHSYPETRSELTAARSTQCPLCEKIQNIIMMYECEGKHSGVLNGARGHSVCMFSDDQARAFLEILEKNIEKVPPLNPKLRASGLLERSEPLEAWNDTPKPRLRTPVDVTKRNVNFRINQFCADLDARRKGGEGIPREVQDAVERVRLQNASTRRKTAPKHSPIVQEAMKILQLQT; this comes from the coding sequence atgagCGGTTGTGCACACAGCAGCCTTTCTGGAGTCCTAGGCACAGCCCTTTCGCGGCTTCTGCAGGAGGCGGTTCCGGAAACCGACATAGACACTCGCTCCCTACCGGAAACGCGCGTTATATTGGAGACTGAGCCGTCTATTCTGCAACAGGCGCAACTCAGTGGCACTCGAGATGTCGTCTGCAAAACTCCCGCCGAGTATAAGGCAAACAAACTGAACAGAAACGAACAGATTAAATTGAATAGTGTACATTACCGAGTCACGAAAGAGCAAGAATTATGTAAAAGACGACTTTTGCAGAATGAGAAAATCATGAGAGCCAAAAGTGCTAAAATTTCCGAGCGCCTTCGGACTATCGAAAAATCGTCATTTGAGGATGATCTACGTTCACAGTTAACATATAACAGACCGCTAAATGGCGGTCAAACCCGAAGCAGGCGGCCACACTCCTACCCGGAAACAAGATCTGAACTCACGGCCGCGAGATCGACGCAATGTCCGCTATGTGAAAagattcaaaacattattatgatgTATGAATGTGAAGGGAAACATTCAGGAGTTCTTAACGGAGCCAGGGGGCACTCCGTATGTATGTTTTCGGACGATCAGGCGAGAGCATTTCTTGAAATCCTAGAAAAGAACATTGAGAAAGTACCACCACTGAATCCGAAATTACGCGCTAGTGGTTTACTTGAACGCTCTGAGCCACTTGAAGCTTGGAACGACACCCCAAAACCTAGGTTACGAACTCCTGTGGATGTTACTAAAAGGAATGTTAATTTTCGGATAAATCAATTTTGCGCAGATTTGGATGCGCGCAGGAAGGGGGGAGAGGGAATTCCTCGGGAGGTGCAGGACGCCGTGGAGAGGGTCCGTCTACAGAACGCGAGCACGCGCAGGAAGACCGCGCCCAAACACTCCCCCATTGTGCAAGAGGCTATGAAGATACTTCAGCTGCAGACATAG
- the LOC128236673 gene encoding cilia- and flagella-associated protein 298-like gives MVRLVIKKGDEAQFLYETTVDTSVDDVMADVTAIYNGRLKVQRLTAEIDDLAEHGITLPPNMQGLTDEQIHDLKLKDEWAEKCTPQGGVVVNEDKVGRRNGQAPTEKMAEVLKKTCKEAKDMISKKKVAANEMVTQKTVQEALDIMRGAVTIVYPMGLPPHENIKMEFENNEDLSGTQASKDIIEEAEASLWFSGKEMMRGRPIKDFVGRNEKTKVIAKLQKKGQGCPSREPVVGEEEQKQMMAYYYRKQEEMKKLEKEAEDSHLDSAWADNNALKRNFHGLKDIKWGPR, from the exons ATGGTGCGTCTTGTAATCAAGAAAGGAGATGAAGCCCAGTTTCTCTATGAGACGACGGTAGATACAAGTGTTGATGATGTCATGGCAGATGTTACAGCAATATACAATGGAAGACTCAAAGTTCAGCGCCTCACAGCAG AAATCGATGATCTGGCTGAACACGGTATCACTTTGCCACCAAACATGCAGGGACTGACAGACGAGCAGATTCATGATTTAAAACTGAAAGATGAGTGGGCAGAGAAGTGCACTCCTCAGGGAGGGGTTGTTGTAAATGAAGACAAAGTTGGACGCAGGAATGGACAAG CCCCTACAGAAAAGATGGCTgaagttttaaagaaaacctGTAAAGAGGCGAAGGACATGATATCTAAG AAGAAAGTAGCTGCGAATGAAATGGTGACCCAGAAGACTGTCCAAGAGGCCCTAGACATTATGAGAGGAGCAGTGACCATTGTCTACCCGATGGGGCTGCCCCCTCATGAAAACATTAAGATGGAGTTTGAGAATAACGAAGATCTCAGTGGAACACAG GCTTCAAAGGACATAATTGAAGAAGCTGAGGCATCACTGTGGTTCTCTGGCAAGGAGATGATGCGTGGGAGACCTATCAAAGACTTTGTTGGCAGGAATGAGAAAACCAAGGTCATTGCCAAGCTTCAGAAG AAGGGCCAGGGTTGTCCGTCCCGGGAGCCAGTAGTCGGTGAGGAAGAACAGAAGCAGATGATGGCTTACTACTACAGAAAACAGGAGGAAATGAAA AAACTTGAAAAGGAAGCTGAGGATTCACACTTAGACTCTGCATGGGCGGACAACAACGCCCTCAAGCGTAACTTCCACGGTCTCAAGGACATCAAGTGGGGACCCCGGTGA